The Syngnathus typhle isolate RoL2023-S1 ecotype Sweden linkage group LG1, RoL_Styp_1.0, whole genome shotgun sequence genome includes a window with the following:
- the LOC133152630 gene encoding amyloid beta precursor protein binding family B member 2-like isoform X3, protein MMSVQTPPLSRSGSSPSNVGLANRSGASATPPTSLSLRSSYNQLLGRDVIKESAGSEGGGSATLPKSRQRYSMTSMRSVVGTSDNLSSKNQTASRGRGLPTKSSSSSALYSSSSSSSLFNTANPKLAKNGANMQRRAESQQLELSRANTEGKIHNVPTDNITSNWAEFEKDNSQPLPFRRRTKSFLEYHDKVWDQSWGNKENDKQLSLTEKEQVSPVKERDSQKEEKPSGKGSCQEDKEEAVPLVEEEDEEEDDKSPTARQPLLPVVVEVPLCSSSSSSTNSPEWVPEIHQAAAHIREEHCIQVQGSPRSPAKLQRSSQPRVIKVELHPNNENQFLQQYPPSSPKQPRSSERNTPTRNRAALILPDPQPELGLPKVSLRMDLTPETPSEDEDSSWTTLSQESPSPQSPQETADVWGEGDLPPGWQEISDSAEVYFWHVPTGTTQYHRPVASNETENKPRQETQDSLQPPNERPSSLISDSSVEPVPSPSGSSPTSLTSTLSNDVIPSAQNLKSTTCTVNDLKDYPIYPDPSLKAFEGATLRYASLKLNPPAPLETVDLDNTFPDPEAMSFPVRSLGWVEMAEQDLCEGRSSVAVHHCIRQLSYCRRDIRDSAGVWGEGKGMLLVLQDRMLTLVDPDDQSLLHSQPISSIRVWGVGRDHDRDFAYVARDKNTRVLKCHVFRCDTPAAAIATSLHEICSKIMAERKSAKAAAGSSSQTGSDVPLQEFPMPKTELVQKFHVFYLGVTSVNRPIGMDIINGAIDSLVSSTGKEDWTPVILSIADTTLAVIKEKEEEEEALVECRVRFLSFMGVGQDVHTFAFIMDTGNQHFQCHVFWCDPNAGCVSEAVQAACVLRYQKCLVARPPSQRAGCSSSPAADSVSRRVSTSVKRSVQSLIDTLKAKKPPSELPQQ, encoded by the exons ATGATGTCAGTACAAACCCCTCCCCTCTCCCGCTCTGGCTCCTCGCCCTCCAATGTGGGTCTGGCCAACCGCAGCGGCGCATCCGCCACACCTCCCACCTcgctcagcctgcgctcctctTACAACCAGCTGCTCGGACGTGACGTCATCAAGGAGTCCGCTGGCTCAGAAGGCGGAGGTTCGGCCACCTTGCCCAAGAGCCGCCAACGATACTCAATGACAAGCATGCGTAGTGTGGTGGGCACAAGTGATAACCTGTCATCTAAGAATCAAACTGCTAGCAGGGGCAGGGGCCTTCCCACTAAGTCCTCATCCAGTTCTGCCCTatactcctcttcctcctcctcatcactcTTCAATACAGCTAACCCTAAACTAGCCAAGAATGGGGCCAACATGCAGAGACGTGCTGAGAGTCAGCAGCTGGAGCTGAGCAGAGCAAATACAGAGGGCAAAATTCACAATGTCCCCACAGACAACATCACCTCTAACTGGGCCGAGTTTGAGAAAGACAACTCCCAGCCGCTCCCCTTCCGAAGACGGACAAAAAGCTTCTTGGAGTACCACGACAAGGTTTGGGACCAGAGCTGGGGAAACAAGGAGAACGACAAGCAGCTGTCTTTGACGGAGAAAGAGCAGGTCAGCCCAGTCAAAGAGAGAGACAGTCAGAAGGAAGAAAAGCCCAGCGGCAAAGGCTCCTGTCAGGAGGACAAAGAAGAGGCGGTGCCACTagtggaggaagaggatgaagaggaggacgacAAATCACCAACTGCAAGACAGCCTCTTTTACCGGTAGTGGTGGAAGTACCGCTttgctcttcctcttcttcatccaCTAATAGCCCAGAGTGGGTACCGGAAATCCACCAGGCTGCGGCCCACATCAGAGAGGAGCACTGCATCCAGGTTCAGGGAAGTCCGAGAAGTCCCGCAAAGCTTCAGAGGAGCTCCCAGCCCAGGGTGATCAAAGTAGAACTACACCCCAACAATGAAAACCAGTTCCTGCAACAGTACCCACCATCCTCCCCGAAGCAGCCCAGGTCCAGTGAGAGGAACACCCCTACAAGGAACCGGGCGGCCCTTATCCTGCCCGATCCCCAACCAGAGCTTGGGCTCCCCAAAGTGAGTTTAAGAATGGATCTGACACCCGAAACTCCGTCGGAGGATGAAGACTCCAGCTGGACCACTCTGTCCCAGGAGTCACCCTCTCCTCAAAGTCCACAGGAGACAG CAGATGTTTGGGGCGAGGGGGATCTGCCCCCAGGCTGGCAGGAGATCTCAGATTCGGCGGAGGTATATTTCTGGCATGTCCCCACCGGCACCACTCAGTACCACCGACCTGTTGCCTCAAATGAGACTGAGAACAAACCACGACAGGAGACGCAGGACTCGCTACAGCCACCCAATGAG CGCCCCAGCAGTCTCATCTCAGACAGTTCAGTGGAGCCGGTCCCCTCCCCTTCTGGCTCCTCCCCAACCTCCCTCACCTCCACCCTCTCCAATGATGTCATCCCTTCTGCACAGAATCTCAAAAGCACCACCTGCACAGTCAAC GATCTGAAGGACTATCCAATCTATCCTGACCCCAGTCTGAAGGCATTTGAAGGGGCCACCCTCCGCTATGCTTCCCTCAAACTCAA CCCTCCAGCTCCACTGGAAACGGTGGACCTCGACAATACTTTCCCGGATCCAGAAGCAATG TCATTTCCAGTACGGTCCCTGGGCTGGGTGGAGATGGCAGAACAGGACTTGTGTGAGGGGAGGAGCAGCGTGGCCGTCCATCACTGCATAAGACAACTTTCTTACTGCAGAAGGGATATCCGAGACTCAGCCGGCGTTTGGGGAGAG GGTAAAGGAATGCTACTGGTGCTTCAAGACCGCATGTTGACTCTGGTTGACCCAGATGATCAAAGCCTTCTGCActctcagccaatcagcagcaTCCGTGTATGGGGAGTCGGCCGTGACCATGACAG GGACTTTGCCTATGTGGCAAGGGACAAGAACACGCGAGTGCTCAAGTGTCACGTGTTTCGATGTGATACGCCCGCCGCAGCCATCGCCACAAGTCTTCACGAAATCTGCTCCAAG ATTATGGCTGAAAGGAAAAGTGCCAAGGCTGCAGCTGGCAGTTCCTCCCAGACTGGCTCTGATGTGCCCCTACAAG AATTTCCAATGCCAAAGACTGAGCTGGTACAGAAGTTCCACGTCTTCTATCTGGGTGTGACGTCAGTGAATCGACCCATAG GTATGGACATCATAAATGGAGCCATTGACAGTCTGGTGTCCTCCACAGGCAAGGAGGACTGGACACCTGTCATTCTGAGCATTGCTGACACCACTCTGGCTGTTATCAAAGAAAAG gaggaggaagaagaggcatTGGTGGAGTGTCGGGTCCGTTTCTTATCCTTCATGGGAGTGGGGCAGGACGTCCACACATTTGCCTTCATCATGGACACGGGAAACCAACACTTCCAATGCCATGTGTTCTGGTGTGACCCCAATGCTGGATGTGTGTCTGAAGCAGTGCAGGCAGCATGTGTG TTGCGGTATCAGAAGTGTCTGGTGGCGCGGCCGCCCTCGCAGCGGGCCGGCTGCTCGTCCTCACCCGCCGCCGACTCTGTGAGCCGCCGAGTAAGCACCAGCGTGAAGCGCAGTGTCCAGTCTCTCATAGACACTCTAAAAGCCAAGAAACCGCCATCAGAACTCCCTCAGCAATGA
- the LOC133152630 gene encoding amyloid beta precursor protein binding family B member 2-like isoform X2, with protein sequence MRSARFQSAMMSVQTPPLSRSGSSPSNVGLANRSGASATPPTSLSLRSSYNQLLGRDVIKESAGSEGGGSATLPKSRQRYSMTSMRSVVGTSDNLSSKNQTASRGRGLPTKSSSSSALYSSSSSSSLFNTANPKLAKNGANMQRRAESQQLELSRANTEGKIHNVPTDNITSNWAEFEKDNSQPLPFRRRTKSFLEYHDKVWDQSWGNKENDKQLSLTEKEQVSPVKERDSQKEEKPSGKGSCQEDKEEAVPLVEEEDEEEDDKSPTARQPLLPVVVEVPLCSSSSSSTNSPEWVPEIHQAAAHIREEHCIQVQGSPRSPAKLQRSSQPRVIKVELHPNNENQFLQQYPPSSPKQPRSSERNTPTRNRAALILPDPQPELGLPKVSLRMDLTPETPSEDEDSSWTTLSQESPSPQSPQETDVWGEGDLPPGWQEISDSAEVYFWHVPTGTTQYHRPVASNETENKPRQETQDSLQPPNERPSSLISDSSVEPVPSPSGSSPTSLTSTLSNDVIPSAQNLKSTTCTVNDLKDYPIYPDPSLKAFEGATLRYASLKLNPPAPLETVDLDNTFPDPEAMSFPVRSLGWVEMAEQDLCEGRSSVAVHHCIRQLSYCRRDIRDSAGVWGEGKGMLLVLQDRMLTLVDPDDQSLLHSQPISSIRVWGVGRDHDRDFAYVARDKNTRVLKCHVFRCDTPAAAIATSLHEICSKIMAERKSAKAAAGSSSQTGSDVPLQEFPMPKTELVQKFHVFYLGVTSVNRPIGMDIINGAIDSLVSSTGKEDWTPVILSIADTTLAVIKEKEEEEEALVECRVRFLSFMGVGQDVHTFAFIMDTGNQHFQCHVFWCDPNAGCVSEAVQAACVLRYQKCLVARPPSQRAGCSSSPAADSVSRRVSTSVKRSVQSLIDTLKAKKPPSELPQQ encoded by the exons ATGAG GTCAGCGCGATTCCAGTCGGCCATGATGTCAGTACAAACCCCTCCCCTCTCCCGCTCTGGCTCCTCGCCCTCCAATGTGGGTCTGGCCAACCGCAGCGGCGCATCCGCCACACCTCCCACCTcgctcagcctgcgctcctctTACAACCAGCTGCTCGGACGTGACGTCATCAAGGAGTCCGCTGGCTCAGAAGGCGGAGGTTCGGCCACCTTGCCCAAGAGCCGCCAACGATACTCAATGACAAGCATGCGTAGTGTGGTGGGCACAAGTGATAACCTGTCATCTAAGAATCAAACTGCTAGCAGGGGCAGGGGCCTTCCCACTAAGTCCTCATCCAGTTCTGCCCTatactcctcttcctcctcctcatcactcTTCAATACAGCTAACCCTAAACTAGCCAAGAATGGGGCCAACATGCAGAGACGTGCTGAGAGTCAGCAGCTGGAGCTGAGCAGAGCAAATACAGAGGGCAAAATTCACAATGTCCCCACAGACAACATCACCTCTAACTGGGCCGAGTTTGAGAAAGACAACTCCCAGCCGCTCCCCTTCCGAAGACGGACAAAAAGCTTCTTGGAGTACCACGACAAGGTTTGGGACCAGAGCTGGGGAAACAAGGAGAACGACAAGCAGCTGTCTTTGACGGAGAAAGAGCAGGTCAGCCCAGTCAAAGAGAGAGACAGTCAGAAGGAAGAAAAGCCCAGCGGCAAAGGCTCCTGTCAGGAGGACAAAGAAGAGGCGGTGCCACTagtggaggaagaggatgaagaggaggacgacAAATCACCAACTGCAAGACAGCCTCTTTTACCGGTAGTGGTGGAAGTACCGCTttgctcttcctcttcttcatccaCTAATAGCCCAGAGTGGGTACCGGAAATCCACCAGGCTGCGGCCCACATCAGAGAGGAGCACTGCATCCAGGTTCAGGGAAGTCCGAGAAGTCCCGCAAAGCTTCAGAGGAGCTCCCAGCCCAGGGTGATCAAAGTAGAACTACACCCCAACAATGAAAACCAGTTCCTGCAACAGTACCCACCATCCTCCCCGAAGCAGCCCAGGTCCAGTGAGAGGAACACCCCTACAAGGAACCGGGCGGCCCTTATCCTGCCCGATCCCCAACCAGAGCTTGGGCTCCCCAAAGTGAGTTTAAGAATGGATCTGACACCCGAAACTCCGTCGGAGGATGAAGACTCCAGCTGGACCACTCTGTCCCAGGAGTCACCCTCTCCTCAAAGTCCACAGGAGACAG ATGTTTGGGGCGAGGGGGATCTGCCCCCAGGCTGGCAGGAGATCTCAGATTCGGCGGAGGTATATTTCTGGCATGTCCCCACCGGCACCACTCAGTACCACCGACCTGTTGCCTCAAATGAGACTGAGAACAAACCACGACAGGAGACGCAGGACTCGCTACAGCCACCCAATGAG CGCCCCAGCAGTCTCATCTCAGACAGTTCAGTGGAGCCGGTCCCCTCCCCTTCTGGCTCCTCCCCAACCTCCCTCACCTCCACCCTCTCCAATGATGTCATCCCTTCTGCACAGAATCTCAAAAGCACCACCTGCACAGTCAAC GATCTGAAGGACTATCCAATCTATCCTGACCCCAGTCTGAAGGCATTTGAAGGGGCCACCCTCCGCTATGCTTCCCTCAAACTCAA CCCTCCAGCTCCACTGGAAACGGTGGACCTCGACAATACTTTCCCGGATCCAGAAGCAATG TCATTTCCAGTACGGTCCCTGGGCTGGGTGGAGATGGCAGAACAGGACTTGTGTGAGGGGAGGAGCAGCGTGGCCGTCCATCACTGCATAAGACAACTTTCTTACTGCAGAAGGGATATCCGAGACTCAGCCGGCGTTTGGGGAGAG GGTAAAGGAATGCTACTGGTGCTTCAAGACCGCATGTTGACTCTGGTTGACCCAGATGATCAAAGCCTTCTGCActctcagccaatcagcagcaTCCGTGTATGGGGAGTCGGCCGTGACCATGACAG GGACTTTGCCTATGTGGCAAGGGACAAGAACACGCGAGTGCTCAAGTGTCACGTGTTTCGATGTGATACGCCCGCCGCAGCCATCGCCACAAGTCTTCACGAAATCTGCTCCAAG ATTATGGCTGAAAGGAAAAGTGCCAAGGCTGCAGCTGGCAGTTCCTCCCAGACTGGCTCTGATGTGCCCCTACAAG AATTTCCAATGCCAAAGACTGAGCTGGTACAGAAGTTCCACGTCTTCTATCTGGGTGTGACGTCAGTGAATCGACCCATAG GTATGGACATCATAAATGGAGCCATTGACAGTCTGGTGTCCTCCACAGGCAAGGAGGACTGGACACCTGTCATTCTGAGCATTGCTGACACCACTCTGGCTGTTATCAAAGAAAAG gaggaggaagaagaggcatTGGTGGAGTGTCGGGTCCGTTTCTTATCCTTCATGGGAGTGGGGCAGGACGTCCACACATTTGCCTTCATCATGGACACGGGAAACCAACACTTCCAATGCCATGTGTTCTGGTGTGACCCCAATGCTGGATGTGTGTCTGAAGCAGTGCAGGCAGCATGTGTG TTGCGGTATCAGAAGTGTCTGGTGGCGCGGCCGCCCTCGCAGCGGGCCGGCTGCTCGTCCTCACCCGCCGCCGACTCTGTGAGCCGCCGAGTAAGCACCAGCGTGAAGCGCAGTGTCCAGTCTCTCATAGACACTCTAAAAGCCAAGAAACCGCCATCAGAACTCCCTCAGCAATGA
- the LOC133152630 gene encoding amyloid beta precursor protein binding family B member 2-like isoform X1, whose product MRSARFQSAMMSVQTPPLSRSGSSPSNVGLANRSGASATPPTSLSLRSSYNQLLGRDVIKESAGSEGGGSATLPKSRQRYSMTSMRSVVGTSDNLSSKNQTASRGRGLPTKSSSSSALYSSSSSSSLFNTANPKLAKNGANMQRRAESQQLELSRANTEGKIHNVPTDNITSNWAEFEKDNSQPLPFRRRTKSFLEYHDKVWDQSWGNKENDKQLSLTEKEQVSPVKERDSQKEEKPSGKGSCQEDKEEAVPLVEEEDEEEDDKSPTARQPLLPVVVEVPLCSSSSSSTNSPEWVPEIHQAAAHIREEHCIQVQGSPRSPAKLQRSSQPRVIKVELHPNNENQFLQQYPPSSPKQPRSSERNTPTRNRAALILPDPQPELGLPKVSLRMDLTPETPSEDEDSSWTTLSQESPSPQSPQETADVWGEGDLPPGWQEISDSAEVYFWHVPTGTTQYHRPVASNETENKPRQETQDSLQPPNERPSSLISDSSVEPVPSPSGSSPTSLTSTLSNDVIPSAQNLKSTTCTVNDLKDYPIYPDPSLKAFEGATLRYASLKLNPPAPLETVDLDNTFPDPEAMSFPVRSLGWVEMAEQDLCEGRSSVAVHHCIRQLSYCRRDIRDSAGVWGEGKGMLLVLQDRMLTLVDPDDQSLLHSQPISSIRVWGVGRDHDRDFAYVARDKNTRVLKCHVFRCDTPAAAIATSLHEICSKIMAERKSAKAAAGSSSQTGSDVPLQEFPMPKTELVQKFHVFYLGVTSVNRPIGMDIINGAIDSLVSSTGKEDWTPVILSIADTTLAVIKEKEEEEEALVECRVRFLSFMGVGQDVHTFAFIMDTGNQHFQCHVFWCDPNAGCVSEAVQAACVLRYQKCLVARPPSQRAGCSSSPAADSVSRRVSTSVKRSVQSLIDTLKAKKPPSELPQQ is encoded by the exons ATGAG GTCAGCGCGATTCCAGTCGGCCATGATGTCAGTACAAACCCCTCCCCTCTCCCGCTCTGGCTCCTCGCCCTCCAATGTGGGTCTGGCCAACCGCAGCGGCGCATCCGCCACACCTCCCACCTcgctcagcctgcgctcctctTACAACCAGCTGCTCGGACGTGACGTCATCAAGGAGTCCGCTGGCTCAGAAGGCGGAGGTTCGGCCACCTTGCCCAAGAGCCGCCAACGATACTCAATGACAAGCATGCGTAGTGTGGTGGGCACAAGTGATAACCTGTCATCTAAGAATCAAACTGCTAGCAGGGGCAGGGGCCTTCCCACTAAGTCCTCATCCAGTTCTGCCCTatactcctcttcctcctcctcatcactcTTCAATACAGCTAACCCTAAACTAGCCAAGAATGGGGCCAACATGCAGAGACGTGCTGAGAGTCAGCAGCTGGAGCTGAGCAGAGCAAATACAGAGGGCAAAATTCACAATGTCCCCACAGACAACATCACCTCTAACTGGGCCGAGTTTGAGAAAGACAACTCCCAGCCGCTCCCCTTCCGAAGACGGACAAAAAGCTTCTTGGAGTACCACGACAAGGTTTGGGACCAGAGCTGGGGAAACAAGGAGAACGACAAGCAGCTGTCTTTGACGGAGAAAGAGCAGGTCAGCCCAGTCAAAGAGAGAGACAGTCAGAAGGAAGAAAAGCCCAGCGGCAAAGGCTCCTGTCAGGAGGACAAAGAAGAGGCGGTGCCACTagtggaggaagaggatgaagaggaggacgacAAATCACCAACTGCAAGACAGCCTCTTTTACCGGTAGTGGTGGAAGTACCGCTttgctcttcctcttcttcatccaCTAATAGCCCAGAGTGGGTACCGGAAATCCACCAGGCTGCGGCCCACATCAGAGAGGAGCACTGCATCCAGGTTCAGGGAAGTCCGAGAAGTCCCGCAAAGCTTCAGAGGAGCTCCCAGCCCAGGGTGATCAAAGTAGAACTACACCCCAACAATGAAAACCAGTTCCTGCAACAGTACCCACCATCCTCCCCGAAGCAGCCCAGGTCCAGTGAGAGGAACACCCCTACAAGGAACCGGGCGGCCCTTATCCTGCCCGATCCCCAACCAGAGCTTGGGCTCCCCAAAGTGAGTTTAAGAATGGATCTGACACCCGAAACTCCGTCGGAGGATGAAGACTCCAGCTGGACCACTCTGTCCCAGGAGTCACCCTCTCCTCAAAGTCCACAGGAGACAG CAGATGTTTGGGGCGAGGGGGATCTGCCCCCAGGCTGGCAGGAGATCTCAGATTCGGCGGAGGTATATTTCTGGCATGTCCCCACCGGCACCACTCAGTACCACCGACCTGTTGCCTCAAATGAGACTGAGAACAAACCACGACAGGAGACGCAGGACTCGCTACAGCCACCCAATGAG CGCCCCAGCAGTCTCATCTCAGACAGTTCAGTGGAGCCGGTCCCCTCCCCTTCTGGCTCCTCCCCAACCTCCCTCACCTCCACCCTCTCCAATGATGTCATCCCTTCTGCACAGAATCTCAAAAGCACCACCTGCACAGTCAAC GATCTGAAGGACTATCCAATCTATCCTGACCCCAGTCTGAAGGCATTTGAAGGGGCCACCCTCCGCTATGCTTCCCTCAAACTCAA CCCTCCAGCTCCACTGGAAACGGTGGACCTCGACAATACTTTCCCGGATCCAGAAGCAATG TCATTTCCAGTACGGTCCCTGGGCTGGGTGGAGATGGCAGAACAGGACTTGTGTGAGGGGAGGAGCAGCGTGGCCGTCCATCACTGCATAAGACAACTTTCTTACTGCAGAAGGGATATCCGAGACTCAGCCGGCGTTTGGGGAGAG GGTAAAGGAATGCTACTGGTGCTTCAAGACCGCATGTTGACTCTGGTTGACCCAGATGATCAAAGCCTTCTGCActctcagccaatcagcagcaTCCGTGTATGGGGAGTCGGCCGTGACCATGACAG GGACTTTGCCTATGTGGCAAGGGACAAGAACACGCGAGTGCTCAAGTGTCACGTGTTTCGATGTGATACGCCCGCCGCAGCCATCGCCACAAGTCTTCACGAAATCTGCTCCAAG ATTATGGCTGAAAGGAAAAGTGCCAAGGCTGCAGCTGGCAGTTCCTCCCAGACTGGCTCTGATGTGCCCCTACAAG AATTTCCAATGCCAAAGACTGAGCTGGTACAGAAGTTCCACGTCTTCTATCTGGGTGTGACGTCAGTGAATCGACCCATAG GTATGGACATCATAAATGGAGCCATTGACAGTCTGGTGTCCTCCACAGGCAAGGAGGACTGGACACCTGTCATTCTGAGCATTGCTGACACCACTCTGGCTGTTATCAAAGAAAAG gaggaggaagaagaggcatTGGTGGAGTGTCGGGTCCGTTTCTTATCCTTCATGGGAGTGGGGCAGGACGTCCACACATTTGCCTTCATCATGGACACGGGAAACCAACACTTCCAATGCCATGTGTTCTGGTGTGACCCCAATGCTGGATGTGTGTCTGAAGCAGTGCAGGCAGCATGTGTG TTGCGGTATCAGAAGTGTCTGGTGGCGCGGCCGCCCTCGCAGCGGGCCGGCTGCTCGTCCTCACCCGCCGCCGACTCTGTGAGCCGCCGAGTAAGCACCAGCGTGAAGCGCAGTGTCCAGTCTCTCATAGACACTCTAAAAGCCAAGAAACCGCCATCAGAACTCCCTCAGCAATGA